In the Theobroma cacao cultivar B97-61/B2 chromosome 1, Criollo_cocoa_genome_V2, whole genome shotgun sequence genome, one interval contains:
- the LOC18611806 gene encoding ankyrin repeat-containing protein At3g12360 has product MRPTEATHGAPKRSTSNIDDNKDLKDAYIRYLPLYKAVDSGDLEATKKFLDQHPSALSGSLSADGDTALHIAVLAGHVEIVEELVGHMSAQEIAVKQKFGSTALNFAAVGGVTEIAELLLKKNRELLTITNEYDQIPLVVAALYGHRDLVQYLYEETPKEELDPTNKNHGALLLTACIIDEFYDIALDLVQRYSQLAIAEDTDGDTALRILAQKPSAFSSGTQLETWQWWIYKCIHIHPHNASLNNSGDIEKPHEGPTHPKNLTKRALHLLSQIFWKCLTLSVPGVTSIYELKLKHVQAKELLTCVCREVSTLEDENRVQSLVKKPLFDAVKNGLVEFVTDLMKHYPEVLWLYDDKERNIFFVAAAERQEKIFSLIYKMGAKKNYMATHWDKDSNNMLHQAAFLAPSSQLDRVSGAALQMQRELQWFKEVESVVQPKYREMVNNHFKTPRALFTDQHKKLVEQGEQWTKETAESCTVVTALIVTIMFSAVFTAPGGYDEAGVPLYLHRSSFLIFIISDALSLFTSTTSLLMFLGILTSRYREEDFLKDVPTKLMIGLSMLFFSLATMMIAFGVALFIVLHERIAWVSFPIILLASLPVTLFALLQFPLLVEIFFSTYGPGIFDKPKKPWFRSGSTRCVR; this is encoded by the exons ATGCGGCCCACGGAAGCTACCCATGGTGCTCCTAAAAGATCAACGAGCAATATAGATGACAATAAAG ATTTAAAGGATGCATACATTCGTTATCTGCCCTTGTACAAAGCTGTGGATAGTGGTGATTTGGAAGCTACCAAGAAATTCCTCGACCAGCACCCAAGTGCATTGTCCGGTAGCCTTTCCGCTGATGGCGACACAGCTCTTCACATTGCGGTCCTAGCGGGACATGTAGAGATAGTTGAGGAGTTGGTGGGGCACATGTCTGCACAAGAAATAGCAGTTAAACAGAAATTTGGTTCAACAGCCCTTAATTTTGCTGCCGTTGGAGGAGTAACAGAGATTGCAGAGTTATTGCTGAAAAAGAATAGAGAGTTGCTTACCATTACAAATGAATATGACCAGATCCCTCTGGTTGTGGCTGCTCTCTATGGGCATAGGGATTTGGTACAGTATCTTTACGAGGAGACTCCCAAGGAAGAGCTTGATCCAACTAATAAAAATCATGGAGCCCTTCTTCTCACTGCTTGTATTATCGATGAATTTTACG ATATTGCTTTGGATCTAGTCCAGCGCTATTCACAATTGGCAATTGCTGAAGACACAGATGGAGACACTGCCCTGCGTATTTTGGCTCAAAAACCATCTGCATTTTCAAGTGGAACTCAACTTGAAACTTGGCAATGGTGGATATATAAAT GTATTCATATACATCCACATAATGCCTCTCTCAACAATTCGGGAGATATTGAAAAACCTCATGAAGGTCCAACTCATCCAAAAAATTTGACTAAACGAG CACTTCACCTACTATCGCAAATATTCTGGAAATGCTTAACACTTTCTG TCCCAGGAGTCACAAGCATATATGAGTTGAAGTTGAAGCATGTTCAAGCCAAAGAACTGTTAACTTGTGTTTGCCGAGAGGTATCAACTCTAGAAGATGAGAACAGAGTGCAATCTCTGGTAAAGAAACCACTATTTGACGCAGTTAAGAACGGATTAGTTGAGTTTGTCACAGATCTCATGAAACATTATCCTGAGGTGCTTTGGCTCTATGATGACAAGGAACggaatatattttttgttgcaGCCGCTGAACGCCAAGAAAAGATTTTCAgccttatatataaaatgggCGCAAAGAAAAACTATATGGCAACTCATTGGGATAAGGATTCTAACAACATGTTACACCAGGCAGCTTTCTTAGCTCCTTCCTCTCAGCTTGATCGTGTTTCAGGTGCAGCTCTGCAGATGCAAAGGGAGCTTCAATGGTTTAAG GAAGTGGAGAGTGTTGTACAACCCAAGTACAGGGAGATGGTCAACAACCATTTCAAAACACCCCGAGCTTTGTTCACGGaccaacataaaaaattagtagAACAAGGGGAGCAATGGACCAAGGAAACTGCTGAATCTTGCACGGTTGTTACTGCACTAATCGTCACCATTATGTTTTCAGCAGTGTTTACAGCGCCTGGAGGATATGATGAAGCAGGGGTCCCGCTCTATTTGCATCGAAGTTCCTTCTTGATTTTCATCATATCTGATGCATTATCACTTTTCACTTCCACAACTTCTTTGCTGATGTTCTTAGGAATCCTGACATCCCGATATAGAGAAGAAGACTTCCTCAAGGATGTGCCTACAAAATTGATGATAGGGCTTTCCATGCTTTTCTTCTCCTTAGCAACCATGATGATAGCCTTTGGAGTTGCCCTGTTCATCGTTCTCCATGAAAGAATCGCATGGGTttcatttccaattattttGCTTGCTAGTCTTCCAGTTACCCTTTTCGCCTTGTTGCAATTCCCTCTCCTTGTTGAGATTTTCTTTTCCACTTATGGGCCTGGCATCTTTGACAAGCCGAAGAAGCCCTGGTTTAGATCAGGTTCTACCCGTTGCGTACGTTAG
- the LOC18611805 gene encoding uncharacterized protein LOC18611805, whose translation MAFTGIVNDKLTEENYENWKECLKSYLISQGLWGVASGDELEPPKTDECRYDCWVKKNAKALHAIQISCGAGTIARIGESESAKYEWDRLAEKLPAPLPKGSGLLLNEGESNVFYYDALYRAIEKGDLEAVKMFLDLKPYAVREKITLKDDTALHVAVLAGKEEIVKELVRRMEKDDLELKNNMGETAFSIATINESKEMVRAMVEKNSNLVTVKNAYGAIPVVVASLFSARDMVRYLYFKTPEEILKPENGDRSGATLLNSLIADGIFDLALSLLKRYPKLGVTEDINKNYAVKLLAHKPSAFLSGKSFVFWKRWIYNSCIKISEVELEDEGITYGESRGDEESIRRQRSRPNNVRSSLIKFGWKLLKWFVPDMKQIHYAKLKHDQAVELLRYIFKEIPRLSNKQLDKIGLDKAIYDAIKHGMIEFIDEIIQLHPEVIWRKDKKGRTLFANAIVLRREKIFNHVYHLGSKRRITLLRHDIFRNNFLHLAAKLSPPSRLDHISGAALQMQRELQWFEELRKILPPKFEEEFNENNRTPASLFSAEHKELIKEGEKWMKNNAASCMVVATLIAAVMFTSAFTVPGGNDEKTGAPIFLKSNAFLVFVIANSLSLFASSTSVLVFLGVLTSHYAEKDFLQSLPAKSILGLFTLFFSIVNMMIAFGSAIFITLQKRLAWISVPVIVLSTVPIAFFTLLQFPLLIEMLISTYCNRIFDKPKN comes from the exons ATGGCATTTACGGGTATTGTTAATGATAAACTTACTGAAGAAAACTATGAGAATTGGAAGGAATGCTTGAAAAGCTACTTGATATCGCAAGGGCTTTGGGGCGTTGCCTCCGGAGATGAACTTGAACCGCCAAAAACTGATGAATGCAGGTACGATTGTTGGGTTAAAAAGAATGCAAAGGCATTGCACGCAATTCAAATTTCATGCGGAGCTGGCACCATTGCCAGAATTGGAGAAAGCGAATCAGCCAAGTACGAGTGGGATCGCTTGGCGGAAAAGCTTCCAGCACCACTGCCAAAGGGTAGTGGCTTGTTGCTAAATGAAG GGGAATCAAACGTCTTCTACTATGATGCCCTATATAGGGCTATCGAAAAGGGTGATTTGGAGGCTGTCAAAATGTTCCTTGATTTGAAACCTTACGCCGTGAGAGAGAAGATTACTTTGAAAGATGACACTGCCCTTCACGTCGCGGTTCTCGCCGGGAAAGAGGAGATTGTGAAGGAGTTGGTGAGGAGGATGGAAAAAGATGACTTGGAACTCAAAAACAACATGGGGGAAACCGCTTTTTCCATTGCCACTATTAACGAATCCAAAGAGATGGTAAGGGCCATGGTGGAGAAAAATAGCAACTTGGTTACGGTGAAGAATGCCTATGGGGCGATCCCAGTTGTTGTGGCTTCGTTGTTTAGTGCAAGGGATATGGTTCGATATCTCTATTTCAAAACTCCAGAGGAAATTCTAAAACCAGAAAATGGAGATCGAAGTGGTGCCACACTTCTCAATTCACTCATTGCTGATGGGATTTTTG ATTTGGCCTTAAGTTTGCTTAAAAGATATCCAAAACTTGGGGTTACGGAagatataaacaaaaattacgCTGTTAAGTTGTTGGCCCATAAACCATCAGCATTCTTGAGTGGAAAGAGTTTTGTATTTTGGAAACGTTGGATCTACAACTCAT GTATAAAGATATCAGAAGTAGAATTAGAAGATGAAGGAATAACCTATGGTGAATCAAGGGGTGATGAAGAGAGCATTAGAAGGCAACGGTCGCGTCCTAATAATG TGCGTAGTTCGCTAATCAAATTTGGTTGGAAGCTCCTCAAATGGTTTG TCCCTGATATGAAGCAAATTCACTATGCAAAGTTAAAGCATGACCAAGCCGTCGAACTCCTCAGATACATATTTAAGGAGATACCAAGGCTAAGTAACAAGCAGTTGGACAAAATTGGATTGGACAAAGCAATCTATGATGCTATCAAGCATGGAATGATTGAGTTTATTGATGAAATAATACAACTCCATCCCGAGGTCATATGGAGGAAAGACAAAAAGGGTCGAACTCTTTTCGCCAATGCAATAGTTCTACGGCGAGAAAAGATCTTCAATCATGTATATCATTTGGGTTCAAAGCGGCGCATAACATTACTTCGGCATGATATTTTCCGCAACAATTTTTTACATCTAGCTGCAAAGTTGTCCCCTCCCTCTCGACTTGATCATATCTCTGGAGCTGCTTTGCAGATGCAAAGGGAGCTACAATGGTTTGAG GAGTTGAGGAAGATTCTACCCCCAAAATTTGAGGAAGAGTTCAACGAAAACAATAGAACTCCGGCATCATTGTTTTCTGCTGAGCACAAGGAGCTGATTAAAGAAGGGGAGAAATGGATGAAGAACAATGCAGCGTCGTGCATGGTTGTGGCTACTCTCATCGCTGCAGTCATGTTCACATCAGCTTTCACAGTTCCAGGGGGCAACGATGAGAAAACAGGCGCCCCAATTTTCCTCAAGTCCAACGCATTTTTGGTTTTCGTCATCGctaattctctctctcttttcgcTTCCTCCACTTCTGTGCTGGTGTTCTTAGGAGTTCTGACGTCCCATTATGCTGAGAAAGATTTCCTTCAATCCTTGCCTGCAAAGTCCATACTTGGCCTTTTTACTCTCTTCTTCTCCATTGTCAACATGATGATAGCCTTTGGCTCTGCCATTTTCATTACCCTTCAGAAACGGTTGGCTTGGATTTCAGTCCCGGTCATTGTTCTTTCAACCGTTCCGATTGCTTTCTTTACATTGTTACAGTTCCCTCTTTTGATTGAAATGCTCATCTCTACTTATTGTAATCGCATCTTCGACAAGCCCAAAAACTAA